CGGAAAAGGAGCAAACCACCGGTGCACAGTCGAACTAAGGAGACACCTTGCCTGCACACCAAGAAGAAGGGCACAGCAGATGATTCTGCCCTAAGAAATGCCAGCTAAAACCCTGCTCGGCACATCTGGCAGCCTTACTCTCTCATTTAATCTCATTTAGAACCAAAACCACCACACAGTAGCTCTAACAACGGCaaggaacaaagcagaaaaagcacagTTAGAAGCCAAGCCTTCTAGACAAtgaaggagaaaagagggaaaatgaagttattttctcctccagctcacctttaaaaatacagaattgtttCACAAACTGTTCACAAGTAAATGTGGCTGTCAGGTTACAGTGCCATGCTGGGTGATATTTCCACAAACATCTTTATTACTAATACTTCTGTTCattaacataaaaattaaaaaaaccccaataaaacgAACCAACAAACTTACGGAATTCTCTCTCCAACATTTTGGCAAGTTGCTGAATGTCTGTATCTTTGCTACAAAACACGTTTTTTGCTCATGGATGATTTCTGGCCCATTTATCTTCACATGCGTTCTCCTGTTTGCACAGTCTGTGGTTCCAGGCACAGCACAGGAGGAGTGTGTTACAGACACAAGTTCACTCCTCTGAACTACAAGCTTCGCAGAACCATTTCTACTGGTCACAGGCTTTACTACCAGTTTCCTCCCTCCCCTACAAAATTGATTAGATAACTCTGTCCTGACACTGTACCTAAAATTCTGCCTTGCCAAAGCGATCCCGTTCCTGCTTCTATGAAACATCAACCGttccagctcccccagccttACCCGAGCTGCCATTTACATAccactgctgcttttccctgcGGATTCCTAAAATGACAAACGGGCTGCACTGCTCAGGGTTCCCAGAACCTGGACATTCATTTACTGGAAGACACCGCTGCTTATTTCCACGGCCTGTTCTGGAGGCTGCTCCTGCTGAACGAGCGGGCAGTGAGGGATGCCACGTTGCCAGTGGCGCTGCTCCTCGCGGTTGTCACCTTGGAATTGCGGCCTGAAGAACCACGACTAAGatggcctggggagggggcagggggggagaaaaaaaaaaaatcaaacagaaaagatCAGAAGCTGTGCAAATGACAGAACATAGAGACACACCAATGATCTATTGCCCCTGGCTGTCTCTCTAGCTCTCCCTGTAAACATATATAGCCATCAATAATTCGGCAGGGGGTTCTAGGCAGTCTCTATCTACTTGTGCAGGGCTAAGAATTTGAAAGACAGAACGGTATATGCCCGCCCTCAGCTGGGCCAGGATTTGCCATCACGTAGCTATATAAGACTTAAGTCCTCTGGGATCAGCATAGCATAGGTTTTGGTGGATCTTctcagacagtttaaaaaaaaattctccctctCCCAGCAGTCTCatggagagaaaacagcaaagcaaactgCTGCAGGGCAGGCTCAAGAGCTACAGAAAGCAGCTACAGCATTTGTCCTGGAGTCTTACTGGCAGTGTCTGAAGGAATGTGCTCCTCTTCCAGGTAGTACTTTATCTTTTGTAGATCCTCTGCAGTGAATCTCCATTTATTCTCAGCACGTGTGGGTGGCACTTTGGGAGAGGTCTTTTTTCGGGCAGATCCAGGGGGACCTGCCACCTGGCAGGACACGGGGAGCGAGCCGGTGATCAGTCCTTCTGGGATTTTCTGTGCAAGGACCTTCAGGCCTGCAGACATACAGATCACACGTTATTAGTGACTGCCAGCTAAGAAGGGATCCATGATTTTATCAGTTGCAGACACTCAACAGAGCTGAATATCCAACTCTTTCCAACCTCCAGCTCATACAATCCTTGCTCTCTGCTCTCCGTATACCCACGGAGATCTCAGGGAGTCCTGCCCATCCCCACTTACCTCCAGATAGCATAAACAAGTTCTCAAAGCCCCTCTCACACATAGTTGTTGCTGCCTGGCTGGCTAACCTCTCATCATTGTCATACAAAATGATGATTTTTCCATGTGCGTTTTTCTGATAGATAGAAGAGCTAAGGATTCATTTGTAAACCAAAGGTGACCATTAatatcttttagaaagaaaaaaagagagacaaacaaATGGGACTGTAGACAGACTCCCTACTTGATTTGCGAGCATCAGGCAGGCATGCCTTCCCTTCGCCTGTGCTTTAAAACCGATTTCTCAGTAGCTGAAGTTTACCAGATGCTGGAAGAACACAGCCTAATCCCCACTGGAGCACAGCCCCGTTGTGTCCACCACTGTTTTGATGGTTAGTTAGGAACAGGCAATAGCAAGAAGCACCTTCATTTACAGCCTCCCCTCTCCGCTGCAACCCTCGAGCTAACAATCCAGGAAATTATCAGCCTAATCCTAGCTAATAATCCTCTTTCTGTCCTCCACAGAAAAGCCAATTCCCATCAACATGCTGAGAGGAAGCCAAAGGATTTGATGAACGCATCCCTCAAGAAGCCCAGCACTCCTGCAACAGCAGGAGAAGGGGGTCCAAGTAGTACAGCTTTGCTTTCCAGCAGTCAAAATCCCAAGAAAAGCCAAATTCAGGCAGCTCCCACCAGGCAATCACAGACAGCATAAAGgacctcccctcccaccctccttgAAATCACCAGATTTTGTCTGTTAAGCATTGTCCTGGTCACAATGACTGCTATAGCTACAATTGATTTTGGAAGCCCCCACTGACATCCcctcaattttatttattttattccagcACTTTATATGTAAAGGATACATATTCCAGAATACTATTTGTATATGGGTTCATTGTTCTAGACAGTGTTGCAATAGGGTACGAAtaagctgcagaggagaaaaagagaaaaatcatataGCGGCTCAATACCAACCATCACACAACTGACACAGACTTGTTAGAGTTGAACAGACTTGAAAACCCACTGAATAAGGGACTAACATCAGCTCGGTCCCCTCATCCCTTTCCAGGGAAGATGAGTGCTGAGAACATTCTGTACCCAAGTGATGTCCcaccttggggggaaaaaaatgaagccagCCAGAATGACAGAAAGAGTTAACATATGATCCCAGCTGACACGAGGCTGCTGCGTGGCCTCCTCACCTCCAATAATGTGACATTGGTCGTATGCATCTTGGTCTCGTACATCCAAAAGCAGGAAGGGGCAGTCGGGATAAGGCATGTCTTTAGCCTGAGCGTCCACTTTCTTTGGAGTGTCCTTTTCTATATCAAGTTCACCAATGCCACTTATCACACtacaagaggaaagagaagattaCGGTGCAAACTGTCACTCTGAACACTTCTGTACTTCTTCGCCAGGTCAGAGTGATGGAAAACATCAACTGTTCCAATAGCCCAATTACTTTCCAGTACAGCCAGACACCacataaaaatggaaagattCTATTTCAGGCTTTCCATTACCTTATAAgagactgattttatttttatcaatataaagaaataaacagagTACAGCTTTGCTATGTGAACATACCATACTCTTCTGGATCAGCTAATTCCAGGTGTTTTATGTCATAAGCGACTTTGGGGTGAGGGAGAATAATTCTAAGAAGCTGCCAGTGTCAAGATCTCAGCAAGTCAGACACAATAAATAACTGTCAGTCATCTACAAGCAGTGCTATGCAGAGGTTTCCCATTTCGTCACCGGACTGCATACAGGACGTGAACAGAAACCTCCTGATACTCTTAGTGGTGACTAAATTGATGGCTTTGATACGTGATCGCCAAGCCTGTCAACTCTTCTGTTAACACTTGCACAGGTGCAGCAAGGGAAGGGCTGAGACCAAGCTTCCTCTTACAGCGTCTTCCCGGTATCTCTGACCTCGACTAGGGATGTAGTGGGTTTGGAAATCAGACTCTTATTCTCAATCACAGGACAATCCATTAAGATCATCAGGAAGGTACATTACTGAGTTTACCAGAGCAGTTTGTAACATGGATTCTTGAACCCAGGGACCTGGATTGAATCCCACAAACATATTTCTTTGTCAGACATTTAGACAATTATCAGGTGGCGGTGCTGGGTTACAGCCTCAAACCAAACTCACTCAAACATGAAAACCTGCCTATCGCTCACACCCACATCCCCAGACCTGCAAAATCAGGCTTTAATGAGAAATACAATATAAAGCCACTTAGCAGCAATTTAAAATAGCtagctgaataaaaataattatctgctaagacaggaagaaaatagtGTATTATTATCAGGCACCTCTGCAGCGTGGACCGATAGGATTCCCCGGCTCCTGTGTTGTTTATGAACAGGACCGGACTAGGTGTCCCATCGGGGCTTCCTTTCCCATTTGTTCCTGCTGTGACTTCAGCATCTGGAGCAACAGAATCACCatctggggagagaaaagggtACAAAGAGTTAAAATGCTGCAGGAAATAAACAAGCAGGTTTTAAGCGCAGTTTCTATTCTTAGAAGAAAGCATGTCCCTTAAAGACAGCCTTATCTTCATCCTCTTATAAGGATGACTTACTGAGAGcctcatattaaaaataatagagACACATGATTTTTAAAGGCTCAAGATCTCATTTCAAGAattcaataaaaatgtaattctcGATGCATGATATCTACTGAGTTACTACAATAAACTTGGCAGCATGAGGCCTTTCTTATTTTCAAGCCTTTCTGTTTTAGGAGTGTTTCTGTTCCCAAAGTGGAACGGCTGCAGGCCACAGGTtaagttattttttcctcctgattaAAAGACTCACTGATAGTCAGCTATGTCTGTCAGGACACAGTTCACCACATGACAGTGATCTCCAGCTCTTTCTCTTTGTGCTTACAATAAATATTGTTACCTTCCAGCTTGTGGATCTCCTCATTTGTCACTTCTAAGGTTTCATCAGATAGAGAGGCAACCTGGATGACctgcaggaaacaaaagcaagcaaTGATACCTTGATACACATGCACCGACAATGAAAGACAGCGGGGATCAGCTTAAGGAAAAACAATCCTCAAGCCAAAACACATTTAACTCAATGGAACTTCTACTGGACTTCAAGGTCACATATAGGATGCCTGTACTGCAAGTCTGTCCTTTTATTAAGCAAAAGTTGTAGCAAAAAAAGAACGTTCAACCTTATAATAAAGAAAAGCCAGATGTGCCATGCAGGCAGAATATTTTTCCGACTTTTATGAAGTTCAGTCACTGAAACATTTCAGAGCGTACACTACGTTGGATAAAACTCCACGTGGTTAATTGGTCTGTGAGAGCAGACCTGCGATACTCACAAAATAAATCACTTCATCGCGGCAGTGAGAATCACAGGATTGGTCTTAACAATCTGGTGGAACTAAAGATACGAGTCTGCAGAAACCACTCCTTCAATATCTGCAAGTTtagccttccctctcctcctttccttagAGGCAAGCTTGTCTTCTTCTAGTTTTTACTAATTTTCTTGAACCAACACGTAAGCAACGCACAGCTCTTTATTTACTgacaaaattttccattttttaatattttgatgcattccttttaattaaaaaaatacgcGGAAAGCCTTGCAGTCACAACCTTCCCATCTTCTGCAGTTAAACCCACTATAAGAGAGGGCTTTAGGCTGTGACTCCTTGACACAAATCTCGATGAGAGCAGATTTGAATGCTACTTTAGATAGCCCTTTTCTTTTGTAAGAGGCTTGAAGATCCTCTTAAGTTAATGGGCAAAAAAATAGGGAACAAATTTCAAAGACAGAGTCACTACAATCTTCAGTTTGCAACTAAAAGCATCTGACTACTCTGAAAACATTTGGCGTGAAcggtttgcttttatttagggAAATCTATGAGGACAGGAAGAAGCTGACAGGGAAGAATTATACACTAAGGCTACATAAATACATAGAAAGCTTTAGACAAAGCAAAAATGCTGTTTATAAAAGATAGCTTTCAGAGGCCAGCGAGGGACCAATACATACCAACTGGGCAAAAGTAGTCACTTTCAGTCTTTTAAACAGCTCATCCTTTTTATATCTGTaatcttcaaaaacaaaacagaagaggacaATGTCAGTTTCCAGTTAATTGCCAGCTTTTGCAAACATCGGGTAATGGGCTTAGTCCCAGCTCTTCTTGCAGAATCTCATTTCCAACAAGGCAGGATTTCTGGGCACTAAGCTTGTGCTGAAGAATCGGAGGAGCAAACCTGAAGACTTTGTGAAAAGTAACACCAGTTATAAAGAGAAATCTTGTCCAGATGTGAttaaagcagagaaagcagattTAGTTGCTTTTAGACCCAAACCTGTATTATTTTGTGCTTTCTGTGCTCACTGGAGGCAGGAAGCAGCTTCATGAGTTTATCACCTTGCCTGCTGTTCTTTGAAGCCTGCTATGGTCACAAAGCCTCTTAAACcaaaagatttaatttacttgagttttcattttgtgtaatCTACAGTAGAAACAGTGCACTGTATCTCAAGACTATGTCTTTTCAAATACTAAGCTAAACATGTATGTTTAATCTTACCGATTTAAATGCTCCAGGTTTTCTTACTTTATCTGAGAAATTCTAATTCCTACAATATGCTGATACAGATATCTAAAGGAACGGATAACTGACAGAAGGTGTTTAATGCAGAAAACTGAACAGCAGATTGGTACGGATACCAGCTTGAAGCGCACCTAATTGCTACCGAGAAACTGGACTAATTGAGTCTTAAGCCTGAAGACAAAGCTCAGGCAGCGAGAAAACCGAGCGGTCTGTTGGAACAACTGGCAAACAACCAGAGCAGAGATTACCAGTGCTAAGTAAGTGATGACAAGGATGGAAGTCTGATTGCATACAGATAGTCGAGATGCATAAACGCAAGGAAGAGAGGAGCCTTCTAGTGTGAAACAAAAGGGTGTGTGTGGTAGGAGAGAGAAGCTAAGACGAGTATCAGTAGGAACATCTTGATATGAAATAGCCTCCCATGGGAAGTAATGGAAGCCTTGTCCTTTGGGAAATTTACAGTTAGAAAGAAGATAGCACAggcggcaaaaaaaaaaaaaaagaaaaaaccaccaacaaaaaaaaaaccccaaaactatccTGCACTTGCAGGGACAGGCAAAGATGATGGACAAAATTCTTCCCGTGTCAAGCACTGCAGCTGTAACCAAGTACTGCCTACAGCTCTTGAAGCTACCGTTTAGCAAATCTAAACTCTCCCAAGAAATANNNNNNNNNNNNNNNNNNNNNNNNNNNNNNNNNNNNNNNNNNNNNNNNNNNNNNNNNNNNNNNNNNNNNNNNNNNNNNNNNNNNNNNNNNNNNNNNNNNNNNNNNNNNNNNNNNNNNNNNNNNNNNNNNNNNNNNNNNNNNNNNNNNNNNNNNNNNNNNNNNNNNNNNNNNNNNNNNNNNNNNNNNNNNNNNNNNNNNNNAAAAACCATCTGCTGAATGCTCCATTAGCTTAAGCAAAGGAAGAtgagggaaaagggggaagggcTCCAATCCATATTCCTGTAACCACCACACAAAAATTTACCGCAACATTAGCTTATGGAAACTCTCAAGCTGACATGTGTTTAGAAAGAAGCCGCACGAACGCTGGAGGCTGAGATCTCTTCCCAATACAGGCGGTGATCACGCGCTTCCCAACAGACATTCTGCTCAGAAAAGATTCTTCCCATACACAGCCAACGGGCACATTAGGTAGCAGAACAGACACAAGAAAAGATATTGTGAACTTTcacctctgggtttttttattcctatcCTTTCCCTCTTAAATACACTTTCTGCAGAGGTAGTCCaattaattttcagcattttttcaaCACGCTGTTTCCAAATTCAACATTATACCCTACATAATGTTTATTAAGCTGCAAAGCGATGTCCATTTGCAACTAAACAATTTGTCTTAGAAAGAAGGAGCCCATCCAAAATACCCCAGTGCACTGCAGTGTGCACTACGCATGTCAAACCATGGGTCTGAAGTACAAGACCTGCGTATATACTAGACTTCAGAATGTCAATTAACTTGAAAATGACCCTTGTGGTTCTTGCAAAACCACCTGGTTTCAAGCCTGAAGTTCAACTTGCTAAAGCCTCCCTTTATAACTCAGAAATATCAGcaacaattatattttttttacagcccATCTCATCTGCCTGACACAAACCCCATGTGTAGCCCATGTCCAAATGATTAAAACTCCCCAGCCATGGACAGAAAGAGCCCTTCAGTCATGCAAAGCgcaggaaataaatttaatttagaaggacaaataaaagcagcaaagcttATGAAGTGCTGGACATATACATAAACACTGACAAAGCAGAACTGTTGTCAGAGTGCTTATACAAAACAGCTGCTGGATGGTTTCCTCCCACCAAGGACTATTTATCCCAGAACAAACCTTTATGACCTAGATCTTGCCTTTACCACCCAAAACTACGTCTGtcaacaagaaaataaacacaaaccaacaacaaaaccacaaaattgtTATTCAAAGCCCGACCTGGATCACACCAATGTGAATGTTTGCGCGAGCCTCCCAGCAGTTACCAGAAAATTCAGAAGTGCTGCTTCCGACTACAAAAGCAACACGACGTACCCGGTGCTGTCCTGGAAGGTCCATTCGGATTTTCTGACATCTTTTGCTTCAGTGAACTGGTCTGAAGCTGTAATTTTTGCGTATTCAAGGAGATGCTCCTCAGAGCTTCGGAAATGAGTGAAGGCAACaccagagaaaaggaagagacttGGTGTCTCTCCTCAAGTCAATCCTCCAAAGCACAAATCATCATGGTTCCAGCTCTCTTACCGTTTTTGATTCCACAGCGGGCTCGCAGTATTAAGTCCCACTCTCTCACATTACACAAGAGACAGAGAGTTGACTGTGCTGGGTATTTAAAATTGCGTCCAAACGGTGTCATCTAACCATGAGAAATCAATGGAGAGAAGTTTCTAAACTGCCTGGGAACACAAGGTGTCTATTCAGCCCAAATATAATGAGAAAGTTTCTACCGGACTCCAGAACCACGATTAAACAA
Above is a window of Larus michahellis chromosome 1, bLarMic1.1, whole genome shotgun sequence DNA encoding:
- the CEP41 gene encoding centrosomal protein of 41 kDa isoform X1 produces the protein MSSRRSVGDPEYLTRRIPQNPRYQHIKTRLDTGNSLTKYTEKLEEIKRNYRYKKDELFKRLKVTTFAQLVIQVASLSDETLEVTNEEIHKLEDGDSVAPDAEVTAGTNGKGSPDGTPSPVLFINNTGAGESYRSTLQSVISGIGELDIEKDTPKKVDAQAKDMPYPDCPFLLLDVRDQDAYDQCHIIGAYSYPIATLSRTMNPYTNSILEYKNAHGKIIILYDNDERLASQAATTMCERGFENLFMLSGGLKVLAQKIPEGLITGSLPVSCQVAGPPGSARKKTSPKVPPTRAENKWRFTAEDLQKIKYYLEEEHIPSDTASHLSRGSSGRNSKVTTARSSATGNVASLTARSFSRSSLQNRPWK
- the CEP41 gene encoding centrosomal protein of 41 kDa isoform X2, giving the protein MNTKYLTRRIPQNPRYQHIKTRLDTGNSLTKYTEKLEEIKRNYRYKKDELFKRLKVTTFAQLVIQVASLSDETLEVTNEEIHKLEDGDSVAPDAEVTAGTNGKGSPDGTPSPVLFINNTGAGESYRSTLQSVISGIGELDIEKDTPKKVDAQAKDMPYPDCPFLLLDVRDQDAYDQCHIIGAYSYPIATLSRTMNPYTNSILEYKNAHGKIIILYDNDERLASQAATTMCERGFENLFMLSGGLKVLAQKIPEGLITGSLPVSCQVAGPPGSARKKTSPKVPPTRAENKWRFTAEDLQKIKYYLEEEHIPSDTASHLSRGSSGRNSKVTTARSSATGNVASLTARSFSRSSLQNRPWK